The proteins below are encoded in one region of Fulvia fulva chromosome 9, complete sequence:
- a CDS encoding Inositol phosphosphingolipids phospholipase C: MGSSSNAILKLPSSLRVVSLNCWGLKFISKFRHERLTEIGRQLAAAQPTPEIVGLQECWTQQDYLIIRELTKDILPYGKFYWSGVFGGGLAVLSKWPIEESSMYRYPLNGRPAAFWRGDWYVGKGVACARIRLGPRVKDVVEVFCTHLHAPYEREPNDSYICHRTAQAWEIAKLMRHASERGHMVLGLGDFNMVPMSLAHQLIEAHAPVRDVWRILYPESALGSAENEAEKERGRPVPSARECLEEHGATCDSTFNTWRWSKQMQKDLFKGIDSKVEEEAPDQKAKRLDYVFFADNAGSTGQQWEVESVEVGMTMRHPELKVSLSDHFSIETTLVRSTASQSRNTPSRPPVRHLDPATYQLIQTMIAKYDKRERAQRRLQLIHFWASLVVSIGCLTAVWWSPRNYVSFILMFISTLGLSSGVLDGLMGFLFVKTELRALKEFKFDIDHAASQAEALQGSRTPTERQVAGKLREVVRSREDEPDHEVLRP, translated from the coding sequence ATGGGAAGCTCCAGCAACGCCATCCTCAAGCTCCCCAGCAGTCTCCGCGTCGTCTCCCTGAACTGCTGGGGCCTCAAGTTCATCTCTAAATTCAGGCACGAACGGCTTACGGAAATAGGCCGTCAGCTTGCCGCTGCTCAGCCCACACCTGAGATTGTCGGCTTGCAAGAGTGTTGGACGCAGCAAGACTACTTGATCATTCGCGAGCTCACAAAAGACATCCTGCCATATGGAAAGTTCTACTGGAGTGGCGTCTTCGGCGGCGGCCTCGCGGTCCTCTCAAAATGGCCCATCGAGGAGAGCTCCATGTATCGATACCCGTTGAATGGACGACCTGCGGCATTCTGGAGAGGGGATTGGTATGTTGGAAAGGGAGTCGCGTGTGCGAGGATTCGACTTGGACCTCGCGTGAAAGATGTCGTGGAGGTCTTTTGCACGCATTTGCATGCACCATACGAGAGGGAGCCGAACGACAGCTATATCTGCCATCGAACAGCGCAGGCGTGGGAAATTGCGAAGCTAATGCGACATGCGAGTGAGCGCGGGCACATGGTGCTTGGActgggagacttcaacatgGTGCCGATGAGTCTTGCACATCAATTGATCGAGGCACACGCGCCAGTGAGGGATGTGTGGAGGATTCTGTACCCGGAGTCCGCCTTGGGAAGTGCGGAGAATGAGGCTGAGAAGGAGAGAGGGAGGCCGGTGCCGAGCGCGAGGGAGTGTTTGGAGGAGCATGGTGCGACTTGCGATTCGACGTTCAATACGTGGAGGTGGAGTAAGCAGATGCAGAAGGACCTGTTCAAGGGGATTGATTCGAAGGTTGAGGAGGAGGCTCCGGACCAGAAGGCGAAGAGGCTGGATTATGTCTTCTTTGCTGACAACGCTGGATCGACGGGTCAGCAATGGGAAGTTGAGAGCGTCGAGGTTGGCATGACTATGCGGCACCCGGAGCTCAAGGTCTCACTGAGCGACCACTTCTCGATCGAGACCACGCTGGTGCGATCAACAGCTTCGCAAAGCAGGAACACTCCAAGCCGACCACCTGTCCGCCACCTGGATCCTGCGACATATCAACTTATCCAAACCATGATCGCCAAATACGACAAACGCGAGCGCGCCCAACGCCGTCTACAGCTCATACACTTCTGGGCCTCTCTGGTCGTTTCGATAGGCTGCCTGACTGCTGTCTGGTGGTCACCTCGCAACTACGTGTCCTTCATCCTGATGTTCATCAGCACTCTGGGTCTGAGCTCTGGTGTGCTGGATGGTCTGATGGGCTTCCTGTTCGTCAAGACGGAGCTACGAGCGCTGAAGGAGTTCAAATTTGACATTGATCATGCTGCAAGTCAAGCTGAAGCACTTCAAGGGTCACGAACTCCTACAGAGCGTCAGGTGGCGGGCAAGCTTAGAGAAGTTGTGCGAAGTCGGGAGGATGAGCCTGATCATGAGGTGTTGAGGCCTTGA
- a CDS encoding O-acetyltransferase PaAT-1, whose product MQFTPLSWFQKCLGFFHGWPPKELDGSRETAWLDGVRGLAAFLVVMNHYDLEWLSIFAYAPFGARVLADKNVDGVWYYKEGDRLWEPYRLPFFRIIAASGSAEVAIFFVLSGFVLSWSPLGTIRANNQEKLFGSLSSSLIRRWFRLYLPCFIVSVFYLINEIYVSWHGVIGMFEEIWKFIEESRRWSNPLQGTPATSLFTVNTYNYVMWTIPFEFSGSIFVFTLLLAIGRTQAFHRRMVCVILTTMYAGWQTYWGLWLFGMGLALADYVRWRGGFNKLSQQTGPIARCAWILVFVLSLLLMGYVDESDEFTRPGYAWLSYIPIPPGYRGMVGEGRVWFAIAGFLFVASSCHLTFVRRFHETKLIQHLGRISFMLYLIHILINTRVSLPLRGALYDALCENRSQDGFDHVFISGPFTNVFIWLVVWLISVPIAMSCAHFLEIFVDKPCNEFGKWLDDKFVNGSGRVKLQSGQEEAGLLSQIPLDQLQPGEASEVAEPLLSPKFSLESASTSSIDHGTEVPGKG is encoded by the coding sequence ATGCAGTTCACACCCCTCAGCTGGTTCCAGAAATGCCTCGGCTTCTTCCACGGTTGGCCGCCAAAAGAGCTTGATGGATCGCGAGAGACAGCATGGCTGGACGGAGTGCGAGGACTGGCAGCATTCCTAGTAGTCATGAACCACTACGACCTGGAGTGGCTTTCAATCTTCGCCTATGCCCCCTTCGGCGCAAGAGTCTTGGCCGACAAGAATGTGGACGGGGTGTGGTACTACAAAGAAGGCGATAGACTCTGGGAACCATACCGACTGCCATTCTTCCGCATCATCGCAGCGTCTGGGAGTGCCGAAGTTGCCATATTCTTCGTTCTGTCCGGGTTCGTGCTGTCCTGGAGTCCCCTAGGCACGATTCGGGCGAACAATCAGGAGAAACTGTTTGGGTCGTTGTCATCTTCTCTCATACGGAGATGGTTTCGACTGTACCTTCCCTGCTTCATTGTGAGCGTTTTCTACCTCATCAATGAGATCTACGTCTCATGGCACGGAGTGATCGGTATGTTCGAGGAGATATGGAAGTTCATTGAAGAGAGCCGGAGGTGGTCCAATCCGCTTCAGGGCACGCCAGCCACCTCACTCTTCACTGTCAACACGTACAACTACGTCATGTGGACTATTCCATTTGAGTTTTCTGGATCCATCTTCGTCTTCACACTCTTACTCGCGATCGGCAGAACACAGGCTTTTCATCGCCGCATGGTATGCGTCATTTTAACGACGATGTATGCTGGCTGGCAGACCTACTGGGGATTGTGGTTGTTTGGGATGGGCCTTGCTCTTGCAGACTATGTCCGTTGGCGAGGCGGATTCAATAAGCTGTCCCAGCAGACAGGTCCGATCGCTCGCTGCGCCTGGATCTTGGTTTTCGTCTTGTCACTTCTGTTGATGGGCTACGTAGACGAGTCGGACGAATTCACGAGGCCTGGATATGCGTGGTTGAGTTATATCCCAATTCCTCCTGGCTATCGTGGCATGGTTGGTGAAGGACGTGTTTGGTTTGCCATCGCAGGGTTCCTCTTTGTGGCGAGTAGCTGTCACCTGACCTTTGTCAGGAGATTCCATGAGACGAAGCTCATCCAGCATCTCGGCAGGATAAGCTTCATGCTGTATCTCATTCACATCCTGATCAATACCCGGGTTTCTTTGCCGTTGCGTGGTGCGTTGTACGACGCTCTTTGCGAGAACCGGTCTCAGGATGGCTTCGACCATGTATTCATTTCGGGACCGTTTACGAATGTTTTCATATGGCTGGTGGTTTGGCTGATCAGTGTGCCCATCGCAATGAGCTGCGCTCACTTCTTGGAGATCTTCGTCGACAAACCTTGCAACGAGTTCGGAAAGTGGTTGGATGATAAGTTTGTCAATGGATCTGGCCGAGTCAAATTGCAATCAGGACAAGAGGAGGCAGGTCTACTCTCCCAAATACCGCTTGATCAACTTCAACCCGGCGAGGCGTCCGAAGTAGCAGAGCCTCTTCTGTCCCCCAAGTTCAGCTTGGAAAGCGCTTCTACTAGCAGTATAGATCATGGCACGGAGGTCCCAGGAAAAGGATGA
- a CDS encoding Phosphate-repressible phosphate permease pho-4 — protein sequence MLLSLLTKRQSPATARYDWILAITFIAYCFSAFGNGANDVANAYATSVAARTLSMVQVGFLSIITEFFGAVVLGERVTDTIKNGIITIDRFEGRPGVLMLAMGCAEVGSASWLMFATSQGMPVSTTQTVVGALIGVGFATQAPIQWAWDSGSVSQVAASWGIAPVIAGAFAALVFGLVKYTVLERKDSFKWAMRLIPWYFGLTAAILALFIAIEAPGSDIDTLGGGTIAGIIFAVFFGITIICYIFFMPFFERKLIRKDTRLRVWHIPMGPLLRNDNVKLYFPGKGDEYVTNYYEDAYGNVSAGKKDEAKAKSVSNNSSDRDLDPDAIHGTVDVEKRDDKAALRAAEEEQAMKRAKSGYVPPYERWIVPVQGLWWSNPKKLWNWTKFIVLRGVSIDAVSHDSETLREIHAHAHRYDVRVEHLWTYCQVISAMLMSIAHGSNDIANAVGPVAAVYQTYRVGEVATESSTPVWILVLGGLLLGLGFWFMGYHIVRALGNKITQMSPTRGFSIELGAAITVLMASRLGLPVSTTQCLTGAAVGVALMNYDLKAVNWRQVVFIFMGWVLTLPCAGLISGLLCLMALNAPSF from the exons ATGCTGCTGTCCCTTCTCACTAAGCGGCAGTCGCCCGCAACAGCCCGCTACGACTGGATCCTTGCGATCACCTTCATCGCCTACTGCTTCAGCGCTTTCGGTAATGGAGCCAACGATGTTGCGAACGCATACGCTACATCGGTCGCAGCCCGAACGCTCTCCATGGTGCAAGTCGGCTTCCTGTCCATCATTACCGAGTTCTTCGGTGCCGTCGTCTTGGGCGAGCGCGTCACGGATACGATCAAGAATGGAATCA TCACAATCGACCGCTTCGAAGGCCGACCTGGAGTCCTCATGCTCGCTATGGGGTGTGCTGAAGTAGGCAGTGCCAGCTGGCTGATGTTTGCGACCAGCCAGGGCATGCCAGTGTCAACTACCCAGACAGTCGTCGGAGCCCTGATCGGTGTAGGCTTCGCCACGCAGGCGCCGATCCAATGGGCCTGGGATTCTGGCAGTGTTTCGCAGGTTGCGGCATCATGGGGCATTGCACCCGTCATCGCGGGCGCTTTCGCAGCGCTTGTATTTGGGTTGGTCAAGTACACCGTCCTTGAACGAAAGGATAGCTTCAAGTGGGCCATGCGATTGATTCCGTGGTACTTTGGCCTTACCGCTGCGATCCTGGCATTATTCATTGCCATCGAAGCGCCTGGGTCTGATATCGACACTCTTGGGGGCGGGACCATTGCTGGAATTATCTTCGCGGTCTTCTTCGGGATCACGATCATCTGCTACATCTTCTTCATGCCATTCTTTGAACGCAAGCTGATAAGGAAGGATACTCGTTTAAGGGTGTGGCATATACCAATGGGACCATTGCTGCGGAACGACAATGTCAAACTCTACTTTCCTGGCAAGGGCGATGAGTATGTTACCAACTACTATGAGGATGCATATGGCAATGTCTCTGCTGGGAAGAAAGACGAAGCCAAAGCCAAGTCGGTGTCGAACAACAGCAGTGACCGTGACTTGGATCCTGACGCCATCCACGGTACCGTCGATGTCGAGAAACGCGACGACAAGGCCGCGCTCCGGGCTGCTGAAGAAGAGCAAGCAATGAAGCGTGCGAAGTCTGGATATGTGCCACCATATGAGCGTTGGATCGTGCCTGTGCAAGGTCTGTGGTGGTCCAACCCGAAGAAGCTGTGGAACTGGACCAAGTTCATCGTGCTGAGAGGTGTCTCCATCGAC GCCGTCTCTCACGACTCCGAAACACTACGCGAGATCCATGCTCACGCCCATCGCTACGACGTTCGCGTAGAGCACTTGTGGACATACTGCCAGGTCATCTCAGCAATGCTCATGTCCATCGCTCACGGCAGTAACGACATTGCCAACGCCGTCGGCCCAGTCGCAGCAGTCTACCAAACATACCGCGTCGGAGAAGTCGCGACCGAGTCCTCAACTCCCGTCTGGATCCTCGTCTTGGGGGGTCTGCTCCTCGGCCTCGGCTTCTGGTTCATGGGTTACCATATCGTGCGTGCCTTGGGTAACAAGATCACGCAGATGAGCCCGACTCGTGGTTTCTCCATTGAGCTCGGTGCGGCTATCACGGTTCTCATGGCCTCGAGACTTGGACTTCCAGTCAGCACCACGCAATGTCTCACTGGAGCTGCTGTGGGAGTGGCGCTCATGAACTATGACCTCAAGGCCGTCAATTGGCGGCAGGTTGTGTTCATCTTCATGGGATGGGTCCTGACCTTGCCATGTGCTGGTCTGATTTCAGGGTTGCTCTGTCTCATGGCTCTGAATGCGCCTTCGTTCTAA
- a CDS encoding DNA (cytosine-5)-methyltransferase 3: MTGKRRSEAITIEDSEDELAVSQPELSLKRPRRTLDEATSARELLTPSTPQSTRPGRQRQSTTSPSSALQDVDFLSESEVPERDVEPAKVIRREFAGVALSGPAYPRSAYHGWQTPSEPMLEALAITKLRTAFASKYAEVQEDEKPDYTFFRLDDFSIYRGDKSNNHDGELVSLHLLSRDFYGEFLFDGTLSVGDEKFYVQGVPFRILSVDGYGEVESTDLGSQLCIQSRIGGKGQQDIWYQLGRPAQEYKRFYQPFLWLARFTKHFVDYLLEHEKVSLMHFHGLFLEWLRDQYDEETTFREWLAIAGLEDFRGLVAANVGYLRKECYGVDPGKLLRHPLWGEVNPHRLAAIPEQPNLEPKTVVTPYAYECFSAMYFGDQLAKREVSTAVLRRVIKRKQRLRLTPRHIAQHESNAICSLLTPASMARDSPEPPLDVSAGDVVCVHPDLSTKWGADGSPWFVYVQQVRAHGDRTLLDVLWLYEPKDTTMGKAYYPFKNELFMSDNCSCGREALDLECAIEKLDVSWFPQDPYAEKGLFVRQKFRTIHQEDTYDFVALHNDDFVCKCEDRVPIFEECRSKYAIGDTVLVREWSSDRGEDRLQPAQIVHFDTAKRRIQLRRLDRRSEIEPESNAPPNELVLSPELYDKSCDKIIRKCHVRFFGDERDVVAPYDRGGLGDFYYIGFDEPETTISNTLPLPDESGELVYDAHDSLLPRINQGWHPKTQPRKGKLKGMGIFCGGGTFDRGLEEGGSVDFHYAVDWAEHALHSHRANVLKPETVKYFLGSVDDCLANAMKGNKNVAGPGQVELISAGSPCPGFSRLQMDQLSDKSRRNASMVASVVAYVDFYVPEYFVLENVVSMTSGMGRDKTENVFSQIIAALVGLGYQVQQFLMDAWSYGSSQQRSRVFIVASAPGLPPLNQPQHSHGHPPNAFQGRALGKSSNGLSFGIRKNCFAPFEHITPKQACSDLPNIDDAQVQLCLTFPDHRTAINEPAANRTRMAVVPTRPHGMGLMQAKLKGLLRGEPSEHCDQVGRVRSLPTSTMYARVYPKYLFPTIVTRLTVGDGINGRCLHWEQPRALTVMEARRAQGYLDHEVLIGTAVQQLSIVGNSVDRKVALMLGLLLRESWMGVDTAAAAGHDALDDRADFADLEDEDSGQDEEQDYAGFNAEEEMGESQSPAAGSSGNHQEVSRATDVEDMNIDNRSAKIALQLSAEEIEEVKRDHFRAIGRILDARAQ; the protein is encoded by the coding sequence ATGACCGGCAAGAGAAGAAGTGAGGCGATCACAATCGAGGACAGCGAGGACGAGCTAGCGGTCTCTCAGCCAGAGCTCAGCCTGAAGAGACCACGTCGCACGCTTGATGAGGCGACGTCTGCCAGAGAACTGCTGACGCCAAGCACACCGCAGTCGACAAGACCCGGCCGGCAGAGACAATCCACGACCAGCCCAAGCTCTGCATTGCAAGACGTTGACTTTCTCAGCGAGAGCGAGGTACCTGAGCGCGACGTCGAGCCCGCGAAAGTCATTCGCCGTGAGTTTGCTGGTGTTGCCCTCTCTGGGCCAGCATACCCAAGATCCGCGTACCATGGCTGGCAAACACCGTCAGAGCCCATGTTGGAAGCGCTCGCTATCACGAAGCTCAGGACCGCTTTCGCCAGCAAATACGCGGAAGTGCAAGAAGACGAGAAGCCGGACTACACATTCTTCCGCCTGGATGATTTCAGCATATACCGCGGGGACAAATCAAATAACCATGACGGAGAGCTGGTCTCGTTACACTTGTTGAGCCGAGATTTCTATGGAGAGTTCCTGTTCGATGGCACGCTGTCCGTGGGCGACGAGAAGTTCTATGTGCAAGGTGTCCCTTTCCGCATACTGTCAGTCGATGGCTATGGCGAGGTAGAGAGTACAGATCTCGGAAGCCAGCTGTGCATTCAGTCACGCATTGGTGGGAAGGGACAGCAAGACATCTGGTATCAGCTCGGCCGACCTGCGCAGGAGTACAAGAGATTCTACCAGCCATTCTTGTGGTTAGCACGTTTCACCAAACACTTTGTCGACTATCTTCTCGAGCATGAAAAAGTGTCCCTGATGCATTTCCACGGCTTATTCCTGGAGTGGCTCAGAGACCAGTACGATGAGGAGACGACCTTCCGTGAGTGGCTTGCAATCGCGGGCCTTGAAGACTTTCGCGGACTCGTAGCTGCAAATGTCGGCTATCTGAGGAAAGAGTGCTATGGCGTCGATCCAGGTAAGCTTCTGCGCCACCCCCTCTGGGGCGAGGTCAATCCACACCGATTGGCAGCTATACCGGAGCAGCCGAATCTTGAGCCCAAGACTGTCGTAACGCCCTACGCCTACGAGTGCTTTAGTGCGATGTACTTCGGTGACCAGCTGGCGAAACGCGAAGTCTCCACTGCGGTACTGAGAAGGGTTATCAAGCGCAAACAGAGACTGCGATTGACCCCGAGACACATAGCACAACACGAGTCAAACGCAATTTGCTCGTTGTTGACACCGGCGAGTATGGCGCGCGACTCTCCTGAGCCGCCTCTTGACGTATCCGCTGGCGACGTGGTGTGTGTGCATCCGGATCTTAGCACCAAATGGGGTGCCGATGGCAGTCCTTGGTTCGTATATGTTCAGCAAGTGCGTGCGCATGGCGACCGCACCTTGCTAGATGTATTGTGGCTCTACGAACCCAAGGACACCACGATGGGTAAGGCATACTATCCTTTCAAGAACGAGCTCTTCATGTCCGACAACTGTTCTTGCGGGCGCGAAGCTCTGGATCTCGAATGTGCTATCGAAAAGCTCGATGTGTCCTGGTTTCCTCAAGACCCATACGCAGAGAAAGGACTCTTCGTGCGGCAGAAGTTCCGCACTATCCATCAAGAGGATACGTATGACTTTGTTGCACTGCATAACGATGACTTTGTCTGCAAGTGCGAAGATCGCGTGCCAATATTCGAGGAATGCAGGAGCAAGTACGCGATTGGCGACACGGTCCTTGTCCGAGAGTGGTCTAGTGATCGAGGAGAAGACAGGCTCCAGCCAGCGCAAATCGTACATTTCGATACCGCAAAGCGACGCATTCAGCTTCGGCGGCTGGACAGAAGGAGTGAGATCGAGCCAGAATCAAACGCCCCGCCCAATGAGCTCGTGCTATCTCCAGAGCTCTACGACAAGTCCTGCGACAAGATCATTCGAAAGTGCCATGTGCGCTTCTTCGGCGACGAGCGAGACGTTGTTGCTCCTTACGACCGTGGCGGACTTGGTGATTTCTACTACATTGGATTCGATGAGCCCGAAACTACTATTTCCAATACACTGCCGTTGCCAGACGAGAGCGGAGAGCTTGTTTATGATGCCCACGACTCTTTGCTCCCGCGGATTAACCAAGGGTGGCATCCCAAGACACAGCCACGAAAAGGGAAACTCAAGGGCATGGGCATCTTCTGTGGTGGTGGAACTTTCGACAGAGGTCTGGAGGAGGGCGGCAGTGTTGATTTTCATTACGCTGTCGACTGGGCTGAACATGCGTTGCACAGTCATCGTGCGAACGTCCTGAAGCCAGAGACAGTGAAGTACTTCCTTGGCTCTGTCGACGACTGCCTCGCAAACGCCATGAAAGGCAATAAGAATGTCGCTGGGCCTGGTCAGGTCGAACTGATCTCGGCGGGCAGTCCGTGCCCTGGCTTCTCCCGACTACAGATGGACCAGTTGAGCGATAAATCAAGACGAAATGCTTCTATGGTTGCTTCTGTGGTTGCCTATGTTGACTTCTACGTTCCTGAGTACTTCGTGCTTGAGAACGTTGTCTCTATGACATCGGGTATGGGGAGAGACAAGACCGAAAACGTCTTCTCTCAGATCATCGCGGCGCTGGTCGGTCTCGGGTATCAGGTTCAGCAGTTTTTGATGGATGCCTGGTCCTACGGGAGCTCCCAACAACGATCACGAGTCTTCATTGTGGCCTCAGCACCGGGACTGCCGCCGCTCAACCAGCCACAACATAGCCATGGGCACCCGCCAAATGCCTTCCAAGGACGTGCATTGGGAAAGTCGAGCAACGGTCTTTCTTTTGGGATCAGAAAGAACTGCTTCGCCCCATTTGAGCACATCACCCCAAAGCAGGCTTGTTCTGACCTGCCAAATATCGACGATGCTCAGGTACAGCTATGCCTGACATTCCCGGACCATCGCACAGCCATCAATGAACCAGCAGCCAATCGTACGCGCATGGCAGTGGTTCCGACAAGACCGCATGGCATGGGTCTGATGCAGGCCAAATTGAAGGGCCTCTTGCGCGGCGAGCCCTCCGAGCATTGCGACCAAGTCGGCCGTGTCCGCAGCCTGCCCACATCGACAATGTATGCCAGAGTGTACCCAAAGTATCTCTTTCCGACCATTGTCACTCGGTTGACAGTTGGGGATGGCATCAACGGCAGGTGTTTACATTGGGAACAACCTCGCGCGTTAACGGTTATGGAGGCAAGGAGAGCGCAGGGCTACCTAGATCACGAGGTCTTGATTGGCACTGCAGTGCAGCAGCTGTCAATTGTGGGCAACAGTGTTGATCGCAAAGTCGCCCTTATGCTTGGTCTGCTGCTGCGAGAGTCGTGGATGGGAGTTGATACGGCTGCTGCTGCTGGACATGATGCGTTGGATGATCGTGCTGACTTTGCTGATCTCGAGGACGAGGACTCTGGTCAAGATGAGGAGCAAGACTATGCTGGCTTCAACGCAGAGGAGGAGATGGGAGAGTCGCAGTCACCAGCCGCTGGATCAAGCGGCAACCACCAGGAGGTATCTCGCGCAACCGACGTGGAAGACATGAACATCGATAATCGAAGCGCAAAGATCGCACTCCAATTGAGCGCCGAGGAGATCGAGGAGGTCAAACGGGACCATTTCAGAGCCATTGGCCGCATCTTAGATGCGAGAGCACAGTAG
- a CDS encoding Propionyl-CoA carboxylase, carboxyltransferase subunit has protein sequence MANGEDTQSPSSKTDAPHTKAAARAEQVSGHLKTDDQTQKSNTGRRRRKDKKDELPADYSDILGHLSTLRQISNTPDTSRRGYVRQIQDGKLWVRERLDKLLDAGSFKEIGSVSGHVKWKHLGGEREEPESYLPHNNVQAFGKLNGRQVVLTADDFTIRAGHQDGHLMAKTLFTEKMSIQLKLPMIKLTDGSSGGGSVTSIAATGFSYVPPMQQGFDVVTKQLNMGIPNLGAVVGPAIGLGAARVVSCHFSVMAANVGALFNAGPNVVKNATFEEGLSFTDLGGPAMHCTNGTIDNMAATEEECFEQLRTVLGYLPNCGTQVPPVVSCDDPTDREDVELQTIIPRKRERMYNPRKVITGVVDKGSWFEIGALWGRTTIIGLARLGGRPVGILSNNAEVLSGAIDAAGSQKLTRHLKFCDVFNLPILQFIDAPGYAVGTVAERTATMRWGVELTKAYYTTTVPIFSVIIRKCYGVAGGVMVDCREPHMRVAWPSGEWGSLPLDGGIEVAHSHELRQIEKEKGEEARKERYRELDEMYRRMMNPVRTANHFSIEEIIDPVHTRSLVAEWLRLTYEADLPERVVHRMGGKLQPLYA, from the coding sequence ATGGCCAATGGAGAAGACACCCAGTCGCCATCGTCGAAGACAGACGCTCCCCACACCAAAGCCGCAGCCCGAGCAGAACAAGTCTCTGGCCATTTAAAGACTGATGATCAAACCCAAAAATCCAACACCGGCCGCAGACGACGCAAGGACAAGAAAGACGAACTTCCCGCCGACTATTCCGACATCCTAGGCCACCTTTCCACCCTCCGCCAAATCTCCAACACCCCAGACACCTCCCGGCGTGGCTACGTCCGCCAAATACAGGACGGCAAGCTCTGGGTCCGCGAACGTCTCGACAAACTCCTAGATGCAGGATCCTTCAAGGAAATCGGCTCCGTCAGCGGTCACGTCAAATGGAAGCATCTAGGTGGCGAGCGCGAGGAGCCTGAGTCTTACCTCCCTCACAATAATGTCCAGGCCTTTGGGAAATTGAATGGAAGACAGGTTGTCCTGACCGCTGATGACTTTACGATAAGGGCTGGTCATCAGGATGGCCATCTCATGGCGAAGACGTTGTTTACGGAGAAGATGAGTATCCAGCTCAAGTTACCTATGATCAAGCTCACAGATGGGAGTTCTGGTGGTGGGTCCGTTACGTCCATTGCCGCTACGGGGTTCTCATACGTTCCTCCAATGCAACAAGGTTTTGATGTTGTGACGAAGCAACTGAATATGGGAATTCCTAACCTTGGAGCTGTCGTAGGACCTGCAATCGGGCTTGGTGCAGCGAGAGTAGTGAGTTGCCACTTCAGTGTTATGGCTGCAAATGTCGGAGCGCTCTTCAACGCGGGCCCAAATGTGGTGAAGAATGCCACCTTCGAGGAGGGGCTGAGTTTCACGGATCTAGGAGGACCAGCGATGCACTGCACAAACGGGACGATTGATAACATGGCCGCCACGGAAGAGGAGTGTTTCGAGCAGCTGAGGACGGTGCTCGGATACTTGCCAAATTGTGGAACTCAGGTGCCGCCTGTTGTATCGTGCGACGATCCGACTGACCGCGAAGATGTCGAGCTTCAAACAATTATCCCAAGGAAGCGTGAGAGGATGTACAACCCTCGGAAGGTGATCACGGGAGTTGTCGATAAAGGCTCCTGGTTCGAGATCGGTGCACTATGGGGACGGACGACGATCATAGGCCTGGCCAGACTAGGAGGCCGCCCTGTCGGAATTCTCTCTAACAACGCGGAAGTCCTCTCGGGCGCCATCGACGCCGCAGGTTCCCAGAAATTGACCCGCCACCTGAAGTTCTGCGACGTGTTCAACCTGCCCATCCTCCAATTCATCGATGCACCAGGGTATGCTGTAGGGACAGTAGCAGAGCGGACCGCCACAATGCGCTGGGGCGTCGAGTTGACAAAAGCGTACTACACCACCACAGTCCCGATCTTCAGCGTCATAATCCGAAAATGCTACGGCGTCGCGGGAGGAGTGATGGTAGATTGTCGAGAGCCACATATGCGAGTGGCATGGCCGAGTGGCGAGTGGGGCAGTTTGCCGCTGGATGGAGGGATTGAGGTAGCGCATAGTCATGAGCTGAGGCAGATTGAGAAGGAGAAGGGGGAGGAGGCGAGGAAGGAGCGGTACAGGGAGTTGGATGAGATGTATAGACGGATGATGAATCCCGTCAGGACTGCGAATCATTTCAGTATCGAGGAGATCATTGATCCGGTGCATACGAGGAGCTTGGTGGCGGAGTGGTTGAGGTTGACTTACGAGGCGGATCTGCCGGAGAGGGTGGTGCACAGAATGGGTGGGAAGTTACAGCCTTTGTACGCATAG